The Deinococcus puniceus genome segment CCGAATCCTTAGAGATGCTCTTGGACACGATGCTGCCGCTGGTGTTGGCCGCGAAATGCACGATCTTCGCGCCCGCGTCTTGATGCTGCCCGCGTCCGGCCATCGCGATGCTCAACACTTCGCCGCGTGCGCCCTCTTCCAGCAAGTAGCAGGCGGGGTACTTCATGGTCACCTTGCTGCCGAGGTTGCCGTCCACCCATTCCATCACGCCGTGGCCGTACACGGCGGCCCGCTGCGTCACGAGGTTGTAGACGTTGTGGCTCCAGTTCTGAATGGTGGAGTAGCGGAAGCGTGCGCCTTCCTTCACCACGATCTCGATGACGCCGGAGTGGAAGGAGTCGGAGTTGTAGGCGGGGGCCGTGCAACCCTCGATGTAGTGGGCCTGTGCGCCTTCATCGATGATGATCAGCGTGCGCTCGAACTGGCCGCTGCTTTCCGCGTTGATGCGGAAGTAGGTCTGCAGGGGGATGTCCACCTTCACACCCTTGGGCACGTACACAAAGCTACCGCCAGACCACACGGCGCTGTTGATGGCTGCAAACTTGTTGTCTTCCGGCGGCACGATGGTCGCAAAGTGCTCGCGGAACAAGTCGGGGTACTGCTTCAGGCCGTCTTCGATGCTCAGGAAGACTACGCCCAGCTTTTCCCACTCTTCTTTGAGGTTGTGGTACACCATTTCCGACTCGTACTGTGCGCCCACGCCTGCCAGCATGGCCCGCTCGGCTTCGGGAATGCCCAGCCGCTCGAATGTCTTCTTCACGTCGTCGGGCACGTCGTCCCAGCTGCGGGCGTTCATGCCTTCGGGCTTGATGTAGTAATAAATTTCGTCAAGGTTCAGGCCGCTCAGGTCTGCGCCCCAAGTTGGCATCGGCTTGCTGTAGAAGATTTCCAGTGCCTTGAGGCGGAAATCCAGCATCCACTGCGGCTCGTCCTTGTTGCGGCTGATCATTTCCACGACTTCGCGGCTCAGGCCCTTAGGGGCTTTGACGGCGTAGCGCTCGGGGTTGCTCCAGCCGTATTCATAGCCGTTGTTGATGTCATTGACTTCAGGATTAATGGTCATGATTGCTCCTCTTAGTACTGACCTTCGTAGTAAACCTTGCTGTCTGGAACTGCCTCTATAACCTGCTTAAGCTTGTAGTAATGGCGTAGATTTGTCTCTACTACTCCGGGTAGATATCCATACTGGGTCACTGAAAGGTGGTAGCGAATTCCCGGCTTGTAATCAAATCCCTCGATGGGTACACCTAAGACGGAATACGATGAAAAATTGCCGTTGTAAAGTTGCTTAATTAAATTGCACTCAAGGTCTTTGTTCGTGCCACAGATAACCTTGTTGGGAGCAACAATAATTTCAGTCTCCACAATCACTTGCGTTGCACAACTGGCAAGAACTAAGGCTGTTATCACGCTCAGTGCTGCCAGTCGTTTCATGCCAGCGCCAACTCTTTCACCCAGTCGTAGCCTTCGCTGTCCAGCTTCTTGGCCAGTTCGGGGCCGCCCGATTGCACGACTTTGCCGTCTACGATGATGTGAACGCGGTCAGGCACGATGTAATCCAGCAGGCGCTGATAGTGGGTGATGATCAGACCGCCGAGATTCGGCCCACGCATAGAGTTCACGCCTTTGGCGACGATCTTCAGGGCGTCAACATCCAGGCCCGAATCGGTTTCGTCCATGATGATGTAGGTCGGGTCGAGCATCAGCATCTGCAAAATCTCGTTGCGCTTCTTTTCGCCGCCGGAAAAGCCCGCGTTCAGGTAGCGTTCCACGATGCTCTCGTCCCATTCCAGCACCTTCAGGGCGGCCAGCAACTTGCCGTAAAACTCGCTAAAAGAAACTTCTTCGCCCTCGGCTTTGCGGGCTTGCATCGCAAGGCGCAGGAAGTTGGCGATGGTGACGCCGGGAATTTCCACGGGGTACTGGAAGGCCAAAAACAGGCCGAGGCGGGCGCGTTCGTCGGGTTCCATCTCCAGAATGTTCACGCCGTCCACCAGCACTTCGCCCTCGGTCACGGTGTATTCTGGGTCGCCTACCATCACTTTGGCGAGGGTGCTTTTGCCGTTGCCGTTCGGCCCCATCACGGCGTGCAACTCGCCACGCGGAATGGTCAGGTTGATGCCCTTGAGAATGGGCATGTCGCCCACGGAGGCGTGCAGGTTGCGGATTTCGATCTGATAGGTCATGAAAACTCCTTGTGGCGGCTCTAGGTGGCGTCTTTGGGACGGCGCTGCTGACATCTGAAAGAGAGCGGGTGGCTTGAACTTGAGGAACCCTTCTTGAGAATGATTCCTACTTACAGGCCCATTCTACCCGTCTGGGGATGGAAAGTCGAGTGCGTTGGTATGGATTAGACCTCACGCAAAAGCGTTGACGCCAAGGTGTTTCTTCATGGGCCAGAGGGAGTTTATGAGTACGTGGTGGCCTATTTTCACGCTTGCCACGTGCCCACGTGCTACCCGTGATACACATGACCTTTTCTGAACTTCTCCGGAACGCTGGGCCGCTGCTGTGGGTGCTGCTGGCGCTGTCGGTGTACGTGGTGTATTTGGCGGCTGCCCGCGCCCAAGCGTTGTCCCGGCTGGGGCAAGATGCCTCCGCCCTCATCGAGCGTGCCCGCGCCGTCACCGCCGAAAGTGGGCCAGCGGCAGCCTTGGCCGAAGTAGACCGGGCCACCGATCTCCGCGCCAGCCCTGCCGCCAACGTGCTGCGGGCCGGACTGCTCCGCGCTGACCGGGGGCCGGACGCCAGCCTCGCGGCCATGAATGCCACATTGTTGGCCGAAGACGCGCGGCTGTACGCGGGCCTGAGTGCGCTGGGCACGGCGGCTCAGGTGGCCCCGCTGCTGGGGTTGCTGGGCACGGTCATCGGCATGGTGCGCTCGTTCTTGGTATTCAGCACCACCGCTGCGCCCACGCCCGCGCAACTGGCCACCGGCATCAGCGAGGCGCTTATTAACACGGCGGCAGGTCTTGTGGTGGCGATCATCGCCTACGTGGCCCGCAACGCCCTGCGTGCCCGCGCAGACCGGATCGCGGTGCAGGCCGAACGGGTGCGCGAGGAATTGCCCTCGTGGTTGTCGCGCCCGCTGGCGGTGGGCAGTTTCCGCCCTACAGCCGACACCCTGCCCGAAGTGGCCCTGTCCTTCGACAGCCTTCCTGTGGGAACGGTACGGGGATGACCCGGCCCGCCCTGCGCCGCCGATTTCGGGAAGGGGGAGACGGCGTGACCTTCGACTTTGCCCCGATGGTAGACATCGTGCTGCTGCTGCTCATCTTCTTTTTTCTGACCAGCAGCCTCGGCGCACGCCAGAATGCCCTGCCGCTGGATTTGCCGCGTGCCAGTACTACCGTGCAAGAAACCCCTGCCCTGCCGATTGTGAGCGTAGACCGGGCCGGGAAGCTCTTTCTGAACGGCAAGGAAACCACCCTGACCAAGTTGGGCGCGGGCTTGAAACCTCTGCTGAAAACGTCGGGCGGCGTGGTGGGCTTGCGGGCCGATGAACGCGGCAATTACGGCACAGTCGTTCGTGTGATGGACGCGATTAAGCAGGCGGGCGGCGAACGCTTGGCGCTGGGCACGCGCAAGGGAAACTGAGGGCATGACTGCCTTGCCCGGAGTCCCGCCCCCGCCCCGCCAACCCGCCAGCCCCGAACAGCGCGAGCGGGTGCGTGCGGTGGCCGCGACGGTGGCCGTGCATGTGGCGCTGCTGGCCGGACTGTTGGCGCTGCGCCCCAGTGCCCCCACCGCCGACAACCGCGCTCCCACCGATTTTACCCGCGCCCCGATGGAAGTGCTGACCCTCGCCCCGTCCCCGGACGCTTTGCCGACGACACCCGCCGCCACGTTGACGCCCCCGCAGCAGCAGGCCCAACAGCAGGCGAGGGAAAATGCAGCGCGGGCGCAAGCTCAGGCGGCACGGCCCCCAGTGGCCCAACCTCCAGTCGCCCAGCCTCGAACGCCTCAGCCCCAAGCGGCCCAACCCCAAGCCGCGCAGACTCAAGCGGCTCAGCCTCGGCCTGCACCTGCCGCGCCTACTCCCGCTGCTCGGCCAGCCACGCCTGCTGCCCAGCCTCAGCCCGCCGCCGCCGCTCCAGCCGGACAAACAGCCCCGCAAGCCGGAAGTGCTGCGCCCGCCAGTTCAGCGCCAGCGGCACAGGCGAACCAAGCTCCAGCAACTCAGCCCCAAACGGCCCCGAATGTGGCCCCGGTAGCTCAGGCCCAAGCAGCCGCAGCGCAGGCCCAGACAGCCCAAGCCGAAACAGCCCAAGCCCAGACAGCACCGGCAGAGAGCGAACCTGTAGCCGCGTTGCCACGTCAGGCGGAATCGGCCCAAGCTATGCCGGAGCAGGCAAACCCAGCGCAGGCCAATCCAACGGCCACCGCCCAAGCGCCGGAAACCGCGCCCGAAACGGCTCGTGCTGAGGCTCAAGCGCCAGCAGCAGAACAACCCGCCGAAGCCGCCAGCGCTGCCCCCACCGCCAACGCGGAACCCGAAACGGTGTCGGCCTTGCCTCGGCGGGACAGCAGTTCGGCCAGCACCCCCGAAGCCAGCACCCCAGAAGCCAGGGTTCCTGAAGCCAGGGTTCCTGAAGCCAGCGCCCAAGCCAATGCTCAGCCTGCCCGCAGCGAAACCCCTGACCCCGGCGAGGCGGCCCCAGCCCGCAATTCCACGTCAGCCGCTAACCCGCAGGACGACGGCGGCCTCCCAGACAACCCAGTGGCCCGTATTCCGGCCCGGCCACAAGCTTCAACAGGCGCACAGGCCGCCGCACCGGAAACCTCGGCAGGCACGCGGGGCACGCCCGTTCCCGTGACTCCGCAAGCCGAAGCCGGACGTGCCGGAGCGGTGGCTCCCGCTGCGGCAACGGCTGAAGCGGCTAATCCAGCGGCCCGCACGCCTGCCACCCGCCCTGCCCCTAGCGCAGAAACGCCCGACGTGCCCGCCACACGCACGGCAGCGGCCCCGGCCCAAGCGAACCCAGCCCAAGCGAATCAGGGACAGGCCAGCGCAAGTCCTGCCGCCCGCACGCCAGCAGCAGAGGCGGCAGCCCCGGCCAGCAGCACGCCCGCCCGCACCGCACCCAGCGCCGCTGCGAATGCTGCCCCAGACGCGGCGGCCCGTGCCACACCCGCAACCTCGGCCCCAGCGGAAGCGGCAGCACCGGGAGCCTCGGCACGCATACCGGGCAGCGGTGCTGGCAACGGCGCAGGTTCAGCCGAAGCCGCCGCGCCAGCCGCCCGCACACCCGGCGCAGCAGCCTCGGCTCCAACGGGGACACCAGACGCCGCAGCCAGCACCCGGCCCGCCTCTGGCAACGCTCCTGCTGGCAGCGCGGCAGAAACGGCGGCTCCCAACGCAGGCCGTACCCCCGCGCCCGCTGGGGGAGGCGGCAGTGACACGGCAGCGGTGTCTCGCCCCGGTGCTGGTGGAAGTGGGACTGGTGGAAGTGGAACAGGTGAATCTGGCCCCGGTCAAGCAGGGACAGGCGAAACGGGAGCCGCTCGCCCCGGCGCTGGAACTGGTGCAGGCGCGGCCAGCACAGGCACCGGCCCGGCAGAAGGCGGCGCGGAAGTGGCCCGTGCTGGTGGCAGGGCAGGCGCGGCAGGCGGCACGGAAAATCGGCCCCTGAATTGCACGGTGGTGCTGGACGTTCGGGCCTTCCCCAAATTTCAGCGCGACATGACCAGCTTCGTGTACGACGCGGGCGGCACGCAACTCTGGCCCGATGCGGCGCTAGTTCGGGGCGTCAGCAGCCAACTGGTGCAGGAAGGCAACTTGCACACCTACGTCACCAACGAGGGAGCGCTGGGCAGCTTTGCCAACATCACGCGCCTGACGGCCAACCGGGTTCAGCCCAACCGCCTCGCCCCCCGGTCTACGGTGTTCACCGATGCCGTGCTGGACGCTGCCGCCGCCGCCCAATTCCGTTCTGCGGGGCAGGCATGCCGCGTGGTGTATCTCAAAGCGCCCTGACCCCGCCCGAATCGCCTGTGCCGAAGCATCAGCCAGCCGTCATTCAATCCCTGTTCAATGGAGTCCAACATGCGCCAATTCACTCTGAGCAAGCCCATCCTGCTGACCCTTTCCGTCCTGTTGTCGGCCCCGGCCCTCGCGTGGGTACCCAAGCTGGAAGAAGTGACCGCCAAGAACGTCATAGACGGCGCGTATGGCCGCCGTGATCCCGTGCCCACCTTTCAGACCCTTGATCTGACTGTGAAGGAAGGCAAGTTCGCCGCCGGAACCGTGACGGCTTTTGCGGGCGGTGAGAAGTGCGTGGCCGACTGGTTGGCCGCCCCCACCGAATTTGCCGCCGGAAGCCGCCCGCAGACCATCACGGTCATCGGTCAGGCCGATCAGTTGTACTTTCAAGCGCAGGCCGCCCGCGACGCTTTCGGCAACCTGACCGCCGCCGACGCTTTGGCCGCAGACCTGAGCAGCAAGCGCATGCCAGACGGCCAATTGCGCGTCGACATCGCCGTGAAGGGCCTCGCCAGCGAAAAGGCGCGGCAGGCCTACAACGTCCGTCTGAAGGGAAGTGACGGCAAAATGATCGCGCCTATACGGGCCACTTTCGTCAACGATTTCAAGTTGATAGATGGCTCAAATCAGGTAGGGCAATCTTTGAATGTGTCGGCTACAACGACTGCAATCACAACCACGTCGGGCAACACTACAACGACTAACGCAACGACTACGTTGACGGCGAGTCCAAACGGTCTTTGGCAGGGCACTTTGGTCTACTACTTCGAGCCTCTGAAGGCGGGCATCGGCGCTAGCGACAAGGTGGAATTGCTGCTGAGGACGGAAGCGGATACCAACTGTGCGTATAGCGTGCCGCTGGATTTGGGGAGCTTTAGCTGAGGGCTGAATTTTGGGGAAGGCGAGGTTACGTGGCTTGTCCCACGTTTTGCCCCACCCCCCAGCCCCCTACCCCACCGGGTAGGGGGAGCAGCGCTGCGCTAGGCAGGATTCATCTTGTCGCGCTCAAACTCGGTTAGATCGCTCACCTGAAGCGGAATCGCCAGTTGTCTTGATACTGGAATTGGCCCGCCCACTGCGTGGACGACGGCCTCACACGCACTTGGGCGGGGACGGTTTGGGCTTGTTTCTCCCTCTCCCCTTGCGGGGGAGGGCGCTGTGAAACAGCGGTAGGGGGGAAGTGAGCAACGCGATTGCCCTTCCTTAGCCCCTCAGACCCTCAACCCTTAGACCGCCCTCACGCATCCCCATCTCACCGCCAACCCACAGCCGCCAACTCCGTACAATGCCGGACGTGTCCGCCTCCGCGTCCCTGCCTCCAGAATCTGCCCCTGCTTCCGCTTTTCCGCTGCTGGTCGTCGATATCGGCAATACCAGCACCGTGCTGGGCCTAGCCGATGCAGGCCTGAACCTGACCCACACTTGGCGGGTTCGCACCAACCGCGACGTGTTGCCCGACGATCTGGCCCTGCAATTGCGTGGCCTGTTCGACTTGGCGGGACTCGGCGGTGCAGGTGTGGCGGGGCCGCGTGCGGCGGTTCTCAGCAGCGTTGCGCCGCCAGTGGGCCAGAATTACGCGCTGGCGCTCAAGCGGCATTTCGGCATCACGGCCCTAGAAGTCTCTGCCGCCGCCCTGCCCGATGTGCGCGTGGAACTCGATATTCCCGACGCGGTGGGCGCAGATCGCCTGTGCAACCTGTTCGGCGCAGAAAAGTATCTGGGCACGCATGAATACGCGGTGGTTGTGGATTTCGGCACCAGCACCAACTTTGATGTGATCGGGCGCGGACGGCGGTTTATCGGCGGTGTGCTGGCAACCGGGGCACAGGTCAGCGCCGACGCTCTGTTTTCGCGGGCGGCCAAATTGCCCCGGATTACCTTAGAGGCTCCCCTGAGCGCCATCGGCAAAAACACCATTCACGCGCTGCAATCGGGCCTCGTCTTCGGGTATGCCGAAATGGTGGACGGCCTGCTGCGCCGCATCCGTTCCGAGTTGCCTGCGCCCGCCGTCGCCATCGCCACAGGCGGTTTTGCCCGCACCATTGAGGGCATTTGCCGCGAAATAGACCATTACGATGAAACCCTGACCCTGCGCGGCTTGGTAGAACTGTGGGCCAGCCGAGCCGGAGTGCGGGCATGAGCAGCGGTGTTGGCTTAAAGATCGTGAGTCTGCTCCCCAGCGCCACTGATTTGCTGTTCGACTTGGGCTTAGGCGGCAGCGTGGTGGGCGTCAGCCACTCTTGCGATCACTCCGGCGCGGCGGGACTGCCCATTCTCACGCGCTCTATCGTGTCTCCCGATGCCCCGCAAGCCGACATAGACCGTGCCGTCAGCGAGGCAGTGCGCGAGGGGCGGGCGCTATATCAAGTCGACGGCGAACTCTTAGACCGCCTGAATCCTGATCTGGTGGTCACGCAGGGCGTCTGCGAAGTGTGCGCCGTCACGCCCGGAACCATCGACGCTGCCGTGCGCTACCTGCCCGGTTGCCTGCCCGCCGCCCACGTCCTCAGTCTGGAAGGCCGCAGCGTGGCGGGCATTCTGGACGATCTGCGGGCATTGGCACTGGCCGCCGGGGTGGGGGAGAAGGGCGAACAACTTGCCGCCGAAGCTTTGCACGACTGGCAGGCCATCGTTCCCGCTGCCCACGCCCCGCGTGTACTGACATTGGAATGGGTGGAGCCGCCGTTTTATGGAGGCCACTGGGTTCCCGAACAAGTGGAGCAGGCAGGCGGCGTGAACGTGCTGGGCGCGGCAGGCACCGATTCTGGCCGGGCCACTTGGCCCCAGATCGCTGCTCTAGACCCGGACATCATCGTGGTGATGTGCTGCGGCTACGGTTTAGCCGACAATGCAGAGTTTGCCCGCAGCCTGCTGACCCGCACCGACTTACGGGCAGTGAAAAACGGAGAAGTGTGGGCTGTGGACGCCAACGCGCAGTTCAGCCGCCCTAGCCTCGGCGTGGTGCGCGGCGCGGCGGTGCTGGCCGATCTGCTGCGGGGAAGAGAGTGTACGGGCGAAAGCGTGCGCGTGGGGTAGGCGCAGAGCCAAAGAAAGCGGCGTCTCCCGTGAAGGGAACGCCGCTGCTCGGACAGAATCGAACTGGTTTAGGGCAGCTTCAGCCCCTGCGTAAAGGTGGCCCGCCGCTGCTGGGCATCGGTGCCGATGGTGTTGGCCCCGGCTGGCGTGCTGCCCGCATCCGGCACGATGTCGCCCGCGCCGTAGTTGTCTCCGCCGAACACGCCGCCCATGATGTTCACGCCCCCGGCAGGCTTCCCGGTCAGGCCCAGCGAAGTCCACGGAATCGCCAGTTCTACCGTCTGGGCGGGCAGGGTTCCACTCGCCGCGTATTTGTAGTCGGCGGCGTTCACTTCGGGCGTGGCGGTGTCGCTGGTCACGCGGCGCAGTTGAGCGCTCTGGTTTTCGTAGCGGGCCACGAAGGCGTCCACGCCGTTTACGCTGCCGCCAAAGGTAGCCGCCCGCTTCCAAGCTTCGAAGTTGTCGGCCTGTGCTGCGCCGCCCGCTTGGTAGTCCAGATACAGAATCCCGCTGTTGCCCGACACGCGGTAGGTGTAGGCCAAATACAGGTATTGCGCGTCGCTGTCGGCCTGCAAGGTCAGCCAGTTGTTGTTTGCGCCAAACACACCCTCGGCGGGGCTGTCCAGCTTCACGGCGGGGGCCGTCCAGTCGCTCAGGTTGCCGTCTATGGCGTACTTGGTGCGGTCATCGCGGGCCAGATTCAGGTCAGCGCCCGTCTGGGGTGCGGTGGCGGCGCGTGTGGCCTCTAGGAAGCCGCCCGCGCTGGCTTTCAGCGTGTGCGCTCCAGCGGGCGCAAACAGCGTGTAGCTGCCGTCGGGGAAGGTGAGGGCGTAGTTCAGGTTGGGATCGGCGGTGGTGGCTTCTACCAATGCGCCTGCCAACGCCGTTCCCGCACCCGTCACCTTGCCTTCAATGCTGGCTGGCACGGGTTTATCAATAAAGTCATAGGTGCCGCTGTAGGTGTTGGCGGGCGTGCCTGTGGGATTGGGGGTGCTGCCCGTCACGTACACGCGGTCTCCCTGTCCCGGCCCCTCGTAACCGCTGTTTTTTGC includes the following:
- the sufB gene encoding Fe-S cluster assembly protein SufB, with amino-acid sequence MTINPEVNDINNGYEYGWSNPERYAVKAPKGLSREVVEMISRNKDEPQWMLDFRLKALEIFYSKPMPTWGADLSGLNLDEIYYYIKPEGMNARSWDDVPDDVKKTFERLGIPEAERAMLAGVGAQYESEMVYHNLKEEWEKLGVVFLSIEDGLKQYPDLFREHFATIVPPEDNKFAAINSAVWSGGSFVYVPKGVKVDIPLQTYFRINAESSGQFERTLIIIDEGAQAHYIEGCTAPAYNSDSFHSGVIEIVVKEGARFRYSTIQNWSHNVYNLVTQRAAVYGHGVMEWVDGNLGSKVTMKYPACYLLEEGARGEVLSIAMAGRGQHQDAGAKIVHFAANTSGSIVSKSISKDSGRSSYRGLVKIYEGARNAKTNVECDALLLDEEARTDTYPYIEIEEKTARVGHEATVSKINDEQILYLQSRGLSKDQAAGLIVRGFIEPIAKELPLEYAVELNRLIELEMEGSVG
- a CDS encoding DUF4377 domain-containing protein; this translates as MKRLAALSVITALVLASCATQVIVETEIIVAPNKVICGTNKDLECNLIKQLYNGNFSSYSVLGVPIEGFDYKPGIRYHLSVTQYGYLPGVVETNLRHYYKLKQVIEAVPDSKVYYEGQY
- the sufC gene encoding Fe-S cluster assembly ATPase SufC, whose translation is MTYQIEIRNLHASVGDMPILKGINLTIPRGELHAVMGPNGNGKSTLAKVMVGDPEYTVTEGEVLVDGVNILEMEPDERARLGLFLAFQYPVEIPGVTIANFLRLAMQARKAEGEEVSFSEFYGKLLAALKVLEWDESIVERYLNAGFSGGEKKRNEILQMLMLDPTYIIMDETDSGLDVDALKIVAKGVNSMRGPNLGGLIITHYQRLLDYIVPDRVHIIVDGKVVQSGGPELAKKLDSEGYDWVKELALA
- a CDS encoding MotA/TolQ/ExbB proton channel family protein, whose product is MTFSELLRNAGPLLWVLLALSVYVVYLAAARAQALSRLGQDASALIERARAVTAESGPAAALAEVDRATDLRASPAANVLRAGLLRADRGPDASLAAMNATLLAEDARLYAGLSALGTAAQVAPLLGLLGTVIGMVRSFLVFSTTAAPTPAQLATGISEALINTAAGLVVAIIAYVARNALRARADRIAVQAERVREELPSWLSRPLAVGSFRPTADTLPEVALSFDSLPVGTVRG
- a CDS encoding ExbD/TolR family protein; translated protein: MTRPALRRRFREGGDGVTFDFAPMVDIVLLLLIFFFLTSSLGARQNALPLDLPRASTTVQETPALPIVSVDRAGKLFLNGKETTLTKLGAGLKPLLKTSGGVVGLRADERGNYGTVVRVMDAIKQAGGERLALGTRKGN
- a CDS encoding type III pantothenate kinase — encoded protein: MPDVSASASLPPESAPASAFPLLVVDIGNTSTVLGLADAGLNLTHTWRVRTNRDVLPDDLALQLRGLFDLAGLGGAGVAGPRAAVLSSVAPPVGQNYALALKRHFGITALEVSAAALPDVRVELDIPDAVGADRLCNLFGAEKYLGTHEYAVVVDFGTSTNFDVIGRGRRFIGGVLATGAQVSADALFSRAAKLPRITLEAPLSAIGKNTIHALQSGLVFGYAEMVDGLLRRIRSELPAPAVAIATGGFARTIEGICREIDHYDETLTLRGLVELWASRAGVRA
- a CDS encoding ABC transporter substrate-binding protein, whose product is MSSGVGLKIVSLLPSATDLLFDLGLGGSVVGVSHSCDHSGAAGLPILTRSIVSPDAPQADIDRAVSEAVREGRALYQVDGELLDRLNPDLVVTQGVCEVCAVTPGTIDAAVRYLPGCLPAAHVLSLEGRSVAGILDDLRALALAAGVGEKGEQLAAEALHDWQAIVPAAHAPRVLTLEWVEPPFYGGHWVPEQVEQAGGVNVLGAAGTDSGRATWPQIAALDPDIIVVMCCGYGLADNAEFARSLLTRTDLRAVKNGEVWAVDANAQFSRPSLGVVRGAAVLADLLRGRECTGESVRVG